A genomic region of Methanothermobacter thermautotrophicus str. Delta H contains the following coding sequences:
- a CDS encoding DUF460 domain-containing protein: MDTVLEDHNLHKKRKQGVEIKPLTIAGIDPGHTVGLALVDLEGRLLHLGSMKEAARSDIIERIIEHGKPVIVASDVHPAPSAVKRIASMLNARLYTPERVMTISFKNELVSEFLRETDLTPENSHERDALGSCREGLQAL; encoded by the coding sequence ATGGATACAGTTCTGGAGGATCATAATCTGCATAAGAAGAGAAAGCAAGGTGTGGAGATAAAGCCCCTCACGATAGCAGGTATTGACCCCGGTCACACAGTCGGCCTTGCCCTGGTTGACCTTGAGGGGAGACTCCTCCACCTTGGAAGCATGAAGGAGGCGGCAAGGTCCGATATAATTGAAAGGATAATCGAACACGGAAAACCTGTTATAGTAGCATCGGACGTCCATCCGGCCCCCAGCGCAGTGAAGAGGATAGCTTCAATGCTCAATGCAAGGCTCTACACACCTGAAAGGGTCATGACCATATCCTTCAAGAATGAACTGGTATCAGAGTTCCTGAGGGAAACAGATCTCACACCTGAAAACTCACACGAAAGGGACGCCCTGGGCAGCTGCCGTGAAGGCCTACAGGCATTATGA
- the truA gene encoding tRNA pseudouridine(38-40) synthase TruA — MRKIALKVAYIGTNYHGFQRQPDVPTVEGKLLEALEGAGIIEDPKRARFQIAGRTDRGVHALGNFVSFFTEEDIHVNQINDLLPRDIRVLAWASVMYPFKVRYPLERHYRYILHREESMDTYSMAEAAAHFRGTHDFSNFSRRSDRDPVRRINDVRISEVGDSIIIDVYGESFLWQMVRKMVRALLMVSEGELAPDDMAGLLDTDRRVFLEPMPPENLILMDLKYGVKIKLRHDEYAFKRFISLLEEEFKVYREMSMVRRAMSDHLRDLQEHELD; from the coding sequence ATGAGGAAGATAGCTCTGAAGGTTGCATACATAGGTACAAATTATCATGGATTCCAGAGACAGCCAGACGTCCCAACGGTTGAGGGAAAACTCCTGGAGGCCCTGGAGGGGGCAGGTATCATTGAGGATCCAAAAAGGGCACGATTCCAGATAGCCGGCAGAACCGACAGGGGCGTCCATGCACTGGGAAATTTTGTGAGCTTTTTCACAGAGGAGGATATTCATGTGAACCAGATCAACGACCTCCTTCCCAGGGATATACGGGTTCTCGCGTGGGCATCGGTCATGTACCCCTTCAAGGTAAGGTACCCTCTGGAGAGGCACTACAGGTACATACTGCACCGGGAGGAGTCCATGGATACATATTCAATGGCCGAAGCAGCAGCCCACTTCAGGGGTACCCATGACTTCAGCAACTTCTCAAGGAGGAGCGACAGGGACCCTGTAAGAAGGATAAATGATGTCAGGATATCCGAGGTCGGTGATTCCATCATTATCGATGTCTACGGTGAGAGTTTCCTCTGGCAGATGGTCCGTAAGATGGTCAGGGCTCTCTTAATGGTATCTGAAGGGGAGCTTGCTCCTGATGACATGGCCGGGCTCCTGGATACTGACCGGAGGGTGTTTCTGGAGCCCATGCCCCCCGAGAACCTCATCCTCATGGATCTCAAATATGGGGTTAAGATAAAACTCAGACATGATGAATATGCGTTTAAACGGTTCATATCCCTGCTTGAAGAGGAATTCAAGGTATATCGGGAGATGAGCATGGTAAGGAGAGCTATGAGTGATCACCTGAGGGATCTGCAGGAACATGAGCTTGACTGA
- a CDS encoding DMT family transporter — MRRLWGYISIITATIFFGISATLDKIMLSSMHPVTIGAYTYIIAGIFLFFIRETPLREHVLNAINRKGESEARIKRNDYLILLLTALLSTVIAPLLFLTGLGDTTAVNASLILNVEVLFIILLGYLIFRETLQLKDFLGIVLIILGAVYLLTEGDFSTILRNVAVTGNFLVMAAAFFWSLDTVLSKFLSRKRDLIFISGVKSSVGGFVLLIIMLILGINTELPLEMLPYALGVSVFSIGCSFILIYIAIREIGASMVGALFPLSSLFGAIFAFIILREPFSIMQGISGIVMLTGVFILYWNGK; from the coding sequence ATGCGCAGACTGTGGGGTTATATCAGTATTATAACTGCAACGATTTTCTTTGGTATCTCTGCAACACTTGATAAGATAATGCTCTCCAGCATGCATCCTGTGACCATCGGGGCCTACACCTACATAATTGCCGGAATCTTCCTCTTCTTCATAAGGGAAACCCCCCTTCGGGAGCATGTCCTTAACGCCATAAACAGAAAAGGTGAAAGCGAAGCCAGGATAAAAAGGAATGATTACCTGATTCTTCTTCTTACAGCACTCCTGAGTACTGTGATAGCACCTCTCCTCTTCCTCACAGGACTGGGGGATACCACAGCGGTTAACGCATCACTCATACTGAACGTTGAGGTTCTCTTCATTATTTTACTGGGCTACCTAATTTTCAGGGAGACCCTTCAGCTGAAGGATTTCCTGGGGATAGTCCTCATCATACTGGGTGCTGTGTACCTCTTAACTGAGGGTGATTTCAGTACCATTCTACGGAACGTTGCTGTTACCGGAAATTTCCTTGTGATGGCGGCAGCGTTCTTCTGGAGCCTTGACACCGTCCTGAGCAAGTTTTTAAGCAGAAAAAGGGACCTTATATTTATATCTGGGGTTAAAAGCTCTGTTGGGGGCTTTGTGCTCCTTATAATCATGCTTATTCTTGGTATAAACACTGAACTTCCCCTTGAAATGCTCCCCTATGCACTCGGGGTTTCAGTCTTCAGCATTGGCTGCTCCTTCATACTCATCTACATCGCAATAAGGGAGATAGGTGCTTCCATGGTCGGAGCCCTTTTTCCATTATCATCTCTTTTCGGGGCAATATTCGCATTTATAATCCTCAGAGAGCCATTCTCGATCATGCAGGGAATTTCAGGGATTGTGATGCTTACAGGGGTCTTCATACTCTACTGGAACGGTAAGTAA
- a CDS encoding V4R domain-containing protein has translation MENIGAIIEEYRRTTDDEIMSERTGIGPREPIKDNIELKDIFRPERMFFSRFEDDGTYVASFRMGHFNIPDIISGSAAGVSYIGGLNLGKALISEGLADDIHSLAEFMLDQKLGILDVASEWEDDKYIRMDVRVYECIECAGLPNIGHPICFFEAGIIAGALSEILGCDADAYERRCWTNGYSFCQFDVRARI, from the coding sequence ATGGAGAATATCGGGGCCATCATTGAGGAATACCGGAGAACCACAGACGATGAGATAATGAGTGAAAGAACTGGAATCGGTCCCAGAGAGCCTATTAAGGATAATATAGAACTTAAAGATATTTTTAGGCCGGAGAGAATGTTCTTCTCCCGATTTGAAGATGATGGGACTTACGTTGCAAGCTTCCGCATGGGACACTTCAACATTCCAGATATAATTTCAGGTTCAGCAGCCGGTGTTTCCTACATCGGAGGCCTTAATCTCGGAAAGGCCCTCATATCTGAGGGTCTGGCTGATGACATCCACTCACTTGCAGAGTTCATGCTTGACCAGAAACTGGGCATTCTTGATGTTGCCTCTGAATGGGAGGATGATAAATACATCAGGATGGATGTGAGGGTCTATGAGTGCATTGAATGTGCCGGTCTTCCAAATATAGGACACCCAATATGCTTCTTTGAGGCAGGTATAATTGCTGGTGCCCTCTCTGAGATACTTGGCTGTGATGCAGATGCATATGAGAGACGCTGCTGGACCAATGGTTACTCCTTCTGTCAGTTTGATGTGAGAGCCAGGATATAG
- the hisA gene encoding 1-(5-phosphoribosyl)-5-[(5-phosphoribosylamino)methylideneamino]imidazole-4-carboxamide isomerase, whose product MSFWKDRMLIIPAVDIKDGKCVQLVQGKPGTEQVVLDDPAGVAGRWESLGAETIHVVDLDGALGLEKNTGILKEITERVSVPLQIGGGIRSREYAGKLLDMGFERVILGTMAIENPAIVEELAGEYGSERIMVSLDSRDSRVVIRGWTEKVPFTAEEMARKFQERGAGSILFTNVDFEGLLSGFDLKPVSELVEAVEIPVIYSGGVSSLNDLRMLQGTGVMGVVIGSAIYRGLIDLTEALKYQDLK is encoded by the coding sequence ATGAGCTTTTGGAAGGACAGAATGCTTATAATACCGGCCGTGGATATAAAGGATGGAAAATGTGTTCAGCTTGTTCAGGGAAAACCCGGTACGGAGCAGGTCGTGCTTGATGATCCTGCCGGAGTTGCTGGAAGGTGGGAATCCCTGGGGGCTGAAACAATCCATGTTGTGGACCTTGATGGGGCCCTTGGTCTTGAGAAGAATACAGGTATACTGAAGGAGATCACAGAGAGAGTTTCAGTGCCCCTCCAGATAGGTGGAGGTATAAGGAGTAGAGAATATGCAGGGAAACTCCTTGATATGGGCTTTGAGAGGGTTATACTGGGCACCATGGCCATAGAAAATCCGGCCATCGTTGAGGAACTTGCAGGTGAATACGGATCGGAACGCATAATGGTCTCACTTGATAGCAGGGACTCACGGGTTGTTATAAGGGGATGGACAGAGAAGGTCCCCTTCACAGCAGAGGAGATGGCCAGGAAATTCCAGGAGAGGGGAGCTGGTAGCATACTCTTTACCAACGTGGACTTCGAGGGTCTTCTCTCAGGATTTGACCTGAAACCCGTGAGTGAACTTGTGGAGGCAGTTGAGATACCTGTAATCTACTCCGGGGGTGTTAGCAGCCTAAATGACCTGAGGATGCTGCAGGGGACCGGTGTAATGGGGGTCGTTATAGGATCAGCCATCTACAGGGGCCTCATAGACCTCACCGAGGCCCTCAAATATCAGGACCTTAAATGA
- a CDS encoding adenylyltransferase/cytidyltransferase family protein: protein MKTVMATGTFDIIHPGHGFFLEEARKLGGEDARLVVVLARDSTVRARKRTPIVGEKQRLEVVRMLKPVDEAYLGSETDMFEIVHRIKPDIIAIGPDQKFDVDELRDELRRRGLGCEVRRIEKYRDAELDSTCKIIKRIRSMEFDEDSLKNC, encoded by the coding sequence ATGAAGACAGTTATGGCAACAGGCACCTTTGACATAATACACCCCGGACATGGGTTCTTCCTTGAGGAGGCCAGGAAACTTGGTGGGGAGGACGCCAGGCTGGTGGTTGTCCTTGCAAGGGACTCCACAGTCAGGGCCCGCAAGAGAACCCCCATAGTCGGTGAGAAACAGAGGCTTGAGGTTGTCAGGATGCTGAAGCCTGTTGATGAGGCCTACCTTGGCAGTGAGACCGATATGTTTGAGATAGTGCACCGTATAAAACCTGACATCATCGCCATTGGCCCCGATCAGAAGTTTGATGTTGATGAGCTGCGTGATGAGCTCAGGAGGAGGGGCCTTGGATGTGAGGTCAGGAGGATAGAGAAGTACAGGGACGCTGAACTTGACAGCACCTGCAAGATAATTAAAAGGATCCGCAGCATGGAATTCGATGAGGACTCACTTAAAAACTGTTGA